One window of Elusimicrobiota bacterium genomic DNA carries:
- a CDS encoding ROK family protein: MSKYYLGIDLGGTEVKIGIVDELGKTIEEASIVKTSAFKPEELVKKIVEKTKSMKNFRFVSGTGVGVAGDIDQENGIVRFSPNLPKWKNVNLRQMLKKHLLGPIVIDNDANAAALGAYFLDAKMKVKNLVCVTLGTGVGGGIILNGKVFRGATGTAGEIGHMHYDADGHQCNCGSFGCIERYLGAAYLSYEGKISGSKKIFELAHDNAENITPKILEEAARSGDSAAEQIWLDAGTKLGVILADVINLLNPEMIVLTGGVSKANELLLDPIKEIIKKRAFKTPARACKIVISKYNSMLGVVGAALFAKE; this comes from the coding sequence ATGTCTAAATACTATCTTGGTATTGATCTCGGGGGGACGGAAGTAAAAATCGGGATTGTTGATGAATTGGGCAAAACTATTGAAGAAGCAAGTATAGTCAAGACATCGGCTTTTAAACCGGAAGAGCTTGTTAAAAAAATTGTTGAAAAAACGAAATCCATGAAAAACTTTAGGTTTGTTTCGGGTACCGGGGTAGGAGTTGCCGGCGATATTGATCAGGAAAACGGTATAGTGCGGTTTTCTCCCAATTTGCCGAAATGGAAAAACGTGAACTTAAGGCAAATGCTTAAGAAACATTTGCTTGGGCCGATTGTTATTGATAACGATGCCAATGCCGCAGCGTTGGGGGCATACTTCCTTGATGCTAAGATGAAAGTAAAAAATCTTGTTTGTGTTACGCTGGGAACCGGCGTTGGGGGAGGAATCATACTTAACGGAAAAGTGTTCCGGGGAGCAACGGGTACTGCCGGGGAAATTGGGCATATGCACTATGACGCGGACGGCCATCAATGTAATTGCGGAAGTTTCGGATGCATAGAACGTTATCTTGGCGCGGCTTATTTAAGCTATGAAGGAAAAATCAGCGGCAGTAAAAAAATATTTGAACTTGCGCATGACAACGCTGAAAACATTACGCCGAAAATACTTGAGGAGGCTGCCAGAAGCGGAGATTCTGCGGCGGAACAGATTTGGCTGGATGCGGGAACAAAGCTGGGTGTTATTCTTGCAGATGTTATAAATCTTTTGAATCCTGAAATGATTGTTTTGACAGGCGGGGTAAGCAAAGCTAATGAACTGTTGTTGGATCCGATAAAAGAAATAATTAAGAAAAGAGCTTTCAAGACACCTGCGAGGGCTTGTAAGATAGTAATTTCAAAATATAACAGCATGCTCGGAGTTGTCGGTGCGGCTCTCTTTGCAAAAGAATAA